The following are encoded in a window of Fibrobacter sp. UWP2 genomic DNA:
- a CDS encoding cellulase family glycosylhydrolase, which produces MKKLIALGMALLATTAFAANRVGPVSQYGQLQAGKNNNGQGRIYGSCPSYSTSGNEVQVQGMSLFWSISSDVGSPFWTADYISGLVSRQNIQLIRAPMGVDENWGSGNYFSNKGYYQGLMNTVVQAAIDNDIYVIIDYHSHKATNSVDNAKTFFSEMAQKWGKYDNVIFEIFNEPTDQSWNEIKSYANDVVKTIRQYSDNLILVGNPSWDQHPEYAVNNEVTDSQKNIAYTFHFYAGSHSLGREGSQAVSAMNSGLPVFVSEWGTVNADGDGAVSGNASGWVDWMNQHKLSGANWAVSNKNEGASYFSGSAWNYSNSGKWVNENVFAKLSTSYKPCSGSSPSSSSSIASSSSVVLPAGYTDYIDDFEDGDSLAFTGGIWYAYTDAADNGASTISNAKVKDRNGEDGYDVVLTADNESRNMAGMTGIRLSQGGNEYEPYVALGVKFNANESAYDLSACNTISYKYKGAGHNFKVETTGVIDYGYHQVVKSDADSWTMVTLSWDMLNQPSWADEVTLNKKNVTKFTWEVKGDMKGTQPKKNFLSVDDVRCVGWSTKPFVPSSSSVARSSSSVAPSSSSVTPSSSSIAPSSSSIAFSSSSVQQSSSSIVRSSSSSVILSSSSSAKSSSSVAPSSSSVIPSSSSVAPSSSSVAPVEYKIIGNLEQSVAKGAEIDLITVTGVKSFTRDSYMAYFLDAVVSNGTLTIFGKVPEFFYLEGLVTEKFTVNGERIELKLTVLALVSSSSEEPPQSSSSEETVTSSSSVLPESSSSAEEPPMCMPVATLDKLGFSYARNTLSILGVRGTINIQVFDLMGHFVKEFVANSLLGEVQFDLNVLPKGNYLVRYTANAVAKTARIAVR; this is translated from the coding sequence ATGAAAAAATTGATTGCTTTGGGAATGGCTCTCTTGGCCACCACAGCTTTCGCGGCGAACCGTGTGGGACCGGTGAGTCAGTACGGTCAGCTACAGGCTGGCAAGAACAACAACGGGCAGGGTCGCATTTATGGCAGTTGCCCGTCGTATTCCACATCGGGCAACGAAGTGCAGGTGCAGGGCATGAGCCTTTTCTGGAGCATCTCGAGCGATGTGGGTTCTCCGTTCTGGACCGCCGACTATATTTCGGGCCTGGTCTCCCGTCAAAACATCCAGTTGATTCGCGCGCCCATGGGCGTCGACGAGAACTGGGGCTCGGGCAATTATTTCTCAAACAAGGGCTACTACCAGGGCCTTATGAACACCGTGGTGCAGGCGGCAATCGACAACGACATCTATGTCATCATCGACTACCATTCCCACAAGGCGACCAACAGTGTGGATAACGCCAAGACCTTCTTTAGCGAGATGGCGCAAAAGTGGGGCAAGTACGACAACGTGATTTTTGAGATTTTCAACGAGCCCACGGACCAGAGCTGGAACGAGATCAAGTCGTATGCCAACGACGTGGTCAAGACAATCCGTCAGTATTCCGACAACCTGATTTTGGTCGGCAACCCCAGTTGGGACCAGCATCCCGAATACGCCGTCAACAACGAGGTGACCGACAGTCAAAAGAACATCGCCTATACGTTCCACTTTTATGCCGGCAGTCATTCTTTGGGCCGCGAGGGCTCGCAGGCCGTTTCTGCCATGAACAGCGGCCTCCCGGTGTTCGTCTCCGAGTGGGGGACTGTCAATGCCGATGGCGATGGCGCCGTGAGCGGCAACGCTTCTGGGTGGGTTGACTGGATGAACCAGCACAAACTCTCTGGGGCGAACTGGGCTGTATCGAACAAGAACGAGGGCGCCTCTTATTTTAGCGGCAGCGCCTGGAACTACTCTAACAGCGGCAAGTGGGTGAACGAGAATGTGTTCGCCAAGCTCTCGACGTCGTACAAGCCGTGCTCTGGTTCTTCGCCGAGCTCTAGCTCTTCGATTGCTTCTAGTTCGAGTGTTGTTCTGCCCGCGGGTTACACCGACTACATAGACGATTTTGAGGACGGGGACAGCCTTGCTTTTACGGGGGGCATTTGGTACGCTTATACGGATGCCGCCGATAATGGGGCGTCCACCATCAGCAACGCCAAGGTCAAGGATCGCAACGGCGAAGACGGCTATGACGTTGTTCTTACCGCCGACAATGAATCCAGGAACATGGCTGGCATGACGGGAATAAGGCTGAGTCAGGGGGGCAATGAATACGAACCTTATGTCGCCTTGGGTGTCAAGTTCAACGCCAATGAGTCCGCTTACGACCTCTCGGCCTGTAACACCATCTCGTACAAGTACAAGGGCGCTGGCCATAATTTCAAAGTGGAGACCACGGGCGTTATCGATTACGGCTACCACCAAGTGGTCAAGAGCGACGCGGATTCCTGGACCATGGTCACTCTTTCGTGGGACATGCTGAATCAGCCCTCGTGGGCTGACGAAGTCACCCTCAACAAAAAGAATGTCACCAAGTTCACGTGGGAAGTCAAGGGTGATATGAAGGGGACGCAGCCGAAAAAGAATTTCCTCTCCGTCGATGATGTCCGTTGCGTGGGGTGGTCTACCAAACCGTTTGTCCCGTCGTCATCGAGTGTTGCGCGTTCCAGCTCTAGCGTTGCGCCGTCGAGTTCCAGCGTAACTCCCTCAAGTTCGAGCATCGCGCCGTCCAGTTCTTCGATTGCATTTAGTTCTAGCTCTGTTCAGCAGTCGTCGTCGAGTATCGTTCGTTCTTCCTCCAGCAGCGTTATACTTTCTTCGAGCTCGTCGGCAAAGTCCAGCTCTAGCGTTGCGCCTTCGAGTTCCAGCGTAATTCCCTCCAGTTCGAGCGTCGCGCCGTCCAGTTCTAGTGTCGCTCCAGTGGAATACAAGATCATCGGGAACCTGGAACAGTCTGTGGCGAAGGGGGCGGAAATCGATTTGATTACTGTAACAGGAGTCAAGTCTTTCACGCGCGATAGCTACATGGCTTACTTCCTGGATGCCGTAGTGTCCAACGGGACGTTGACGATTTTTGGCAAGGTTCCGGAATTCTTCTACTTGGAGGGCCTTGTGACGGAAAAGTTCACTGTTAACGGAGAACGTATCGAGCTGAAGTTGACTGTGCTTGCGTTGGTCTCCAGCAGCAGCGAAGAGCCGCCGCAGTCCTCGTCCAGCGAAGAGACTGTAACGTCCTCGAGTAGCGTGCTGCCGGAATCTTCTTCGAGTGCCGAGGAACCTCCCATGTGCATGCCCGTGGCGACTCTCGACAAGTTGGGCTTTAGCTATGCGCGCAATACGCTCTCGATTCTTGGTGTTCGCGGCACAATCAATATCCAGGTGTTCGATCTCATGGGACACTTTGTAAAGGAATTTGTCGCCAATTCTTTGTTAGGGGAGGTCCAGTTCGATTTGAACGTCCTTCCCAAGGGGAATTACCTGGTTCGTTACACGGCGAATGCGGTTGCTAAAACGGCCCGAATTGCCGTTCGCTAG
- a CDS encoding AzlC family ABC transporter permease, whose translation MIFNKGIKDGLPIGLGYFAVSFSFGIAGAKFLSWPLVTLISMTNLTSAGQFAGLQIMADAAGTLVEMAIASFFINLRYSLMAVSLSQKVDGNFGTFKRLLLATGITDEIYAVAMGQKSKVNALYFLGLMVLPYIGWSSGTLCGGVCGEILPPMVTNALGVALYGMFVAIVVPPMKHSRPTFIAVAIAIALSLMFKYVPALSGVSVGFAIIICAVLASLVCAFLFPVHDKHVATKPEAS comes from the coding sequence ATGATTTTTAATAAGGGAATAAAAGACGGTTTGCCGATAGGCCTTGGCTATTTTGCCGTCTCTTTTTCGTTCGGTATCGCGGGGGCGAAGTTCCTCAGCTGGCCGCTCGTCACCCTCATTTCGATGACCAACTTGACTTCAGCGGGGCAGTTTGCCGGCCTTCAAATTATGGCGGATGCCGCGGGGACGCTCGTCGAGATGGCCATCGCTTCTTTTTTCATCAACCTTCGTTATTCGCTGATGGCGGTTTCGCTATCACAAAAGGTCGATGGCAATTTTGGCACTTTCAAGCGTCTGCTTTTGGCGACTGGCATCACTGACGAAATTTACGCCGTCGCCATGGGGCAAAAGTCGAAGGTGAACGCGCTTTATTTTTTGGGGCTCATGGTACTCCCGTATATCGGCTGGTCGTCGGGGACGCTTTGTGGCGGTGTTTGCGGAGAGATTCTCCCGCCCATGGTGACAAACGCCCTTGGCGTCGCGCTGTACGGCATGTTTGTCGCGATTGTCGTCCCTCCCATGAAGCACAGCCGACCGACCTTCATCGCGGTCGCCATCGCCATAGCGTTGAGCCTTATGTTCAAGTATGTTCCCGCGTTGAGCGGGGTTTCTGTGGGGTTTGCGATTATCATTTGTGCCGTGCTTGCGTCGCTGGTGTGTGCGTTCCTGTTTCCTGTCCACGACAAGCACGTGGCCACCAAGCCGGAGGCCTCCTGA
- a CDS encoding AzlD domain-containing protein has translation MDLKTYFLYLAVMSGVTYLLRAIPFILLKGEITSPFWKSFLAYIPYTVLSAMTVPAIFYATDNIISGVLALVTAVIASLLGRGLVVVAAIACITVLAADSAMLVM, from the coding sequence ATGGATCTCAAGACGTATTTTTTGTACCTGGCGGTCATGTCGGGCGTTACGTACCTCTTGCGCGCCATCCCGTTCATTTTGCTCAAGGGCGAAATCACCAGCCCGTTCTGGAAATCGTTTTTGGCATACATCCCGTACACGGTGCTCTCTGCCATGACGGTGCCCGCCATATTCTACGCTACAGATAACATAATTTCCGGTGTGCTCGCCCTCGTGACGGCGGTTATTGCGTCTCTTTTGGGCCGCGGCCTTGTTGTCGTCGCCGCCATCGCCTGCATCACCGTTTTAGCCGCCGATAGCGCGATGCTGGTGATGTAA
- the rimO gene encoding 30S ribosomal protein S12 methylthiotransferase RimO, translating into MPTKKPKVFVVHLGCAKNQVDAENLVGEMLHAGFATCDSAAKADYILVNTCGFIEAAKEESINAILAQINGKKKKQKLIVSGCLSGRYGKELEKELPEVDYWVGTYKPGELLKKMGFVAPKGCEAENLARMNLGGFKHHAYLKIAEGCNRRCAYCAIPLIRGKQVSRPIEDIVAEAKELEKQGVKEITLIAQDTTYFGREKGKKGGTLAQLLKAILDNTNIPWIRTLYWYPMFVDDELLDLMANEPRLVKYVDMPIQHASDNVLKNMKRNYRKKELVDILHKIRERIPGVMLRTTVLVGFPGETHEDFEELMELLQDIQFDHLGGFVFSPEEGTPVMEMDLPAVDESEARARLDAVTDLQEEIDAEHAESMIGKTVRIIIDQVAEESEYHFYGRTEGNSMENDDIVKVLEGDADVGEFRDALVVDAEPHELIVKLL; encoded by the coding sequence ATGCCTACAAAGAAGCCCAAAGTTTTCGTTGTCCACTTAGGATGCGCCAAGAACCAGGTCGACGCGGAGAACCTCGTCGGCGAGATGCTGCACGCGGGCTTTGCCACCTGCGACAGTGCGGCAAAGGCAGATTACATTTTGGTCAACACCTGCGGGTTCATTGAAGCCGCCAAGGAAGAATCCATCAACGCGATTCTCGCACAAATTAACGGCAAAAAAAAGAAGCAGAAACTGATTGTTTCGGGGTGCCTTTCGGGCCGTTACGGCAAGGAACTTGAAAAGGAACTGCCCGAAGTGGATTACTGGGTGGGCACGTACAAGCCGGGCGAACTTTTGAAGAAGATGGGCTTTGTCGCCCCGAAGGGCTGTGAGGCAGAGAACCTCGCCCGCATGAACTTGGGCGGGTTCAAGCACCATGCCTACCTGAAGATTGCCGAGGGCTGCAACCGGCGGTGCGCCTACTGCGCCATCCCGCTGATTCGCGGCAAACAGGTTTCCCGCCCCATCGAAGACATTGTGGCCGAGGCGAAGGAACTGGAAAAGCAGGGCGTCAAAGAAATCACCTTGATTGCACAGGACACCACTTACTTTGGTCGTGAAAAAGGGAAAAAAGGCGGCACGCTAGCCCAACTTTTGAAAGCGATTCTCGACAACACGAACATCCCGTGGATACGCACGCTGTACTGGTACCCCATGTTTGTGGACGACGAACTTTTGGACCTGATGGCAAACGAGCCCAGACTCGTGAAGTACGTGGACATGCCTATCCAGCACGCCAGCGACAACGTGCTCAAGAACATGAAGCGGAACTACCGCAAAAAAGAACTCGTGGACATTTTGCACAAGATCCGCGAGCGCATCCCGGGAGTAATGCTCCGCACGACCGTGCTTGTCGGGTTTCCCGGCGAGACGCACGAGGATTTCGAGGAACTGATGGAACTGCTGCAGGACATCCAGTTCGACCACCTGGGCGGATTCGTGTTCAGCCCCGAAGAGGGCACGCCCGTGATGGAGATGGACTTGCCCGCCGTGGACGAGAGCGAGGCCCGCGCAAGGCTCGACGCGGTGACCGACCTGCAAGAAGAAATCGACGCGGAACACGCCGAATCGATGATTGGGAAGACCGTCCGGATCATCATCGACCAGGTGGCCGAAGAAAGCGAATACCACTTCTACGGGCGTACCGAAGGCAACTCGATGGAGAACGACGACATCGTGAAGGTACTCGAGGGCGATGCCGACGTGGGCGAATTCCGCGATGCGCTGGTGGTGGACGCCGAACCGCACGAACTCATCGTCAAATTGCTATAA
- a CDS encoding SPOR domain-containing protein produces the protein MKSLSVLSISALALTCAVYTACSKAEEDVVPQMDAKPAAKVEKEAAPAPAADEPELVPIQSLSGDKKEDAPAAGEAKSAAAPVSSDIKPLEDGSYVIQVSIQPSKKAADGIVKKLAEQNIEAYVAEVENPGELEGTYYRVRVGYFSSVKMAQDYGTQVLSPLNFPWWVDNSNNDSVGNPGGDEGESYNNSSTTYYAPAEETPAEPAPAAEPAPAVQAAPEPAPQPEPAPQAAPAAEPAPAPAAPAAPAANVVDDWE, from the coding sequence ATGAAATCGCTTTCGGTTCTTTCCATTAGCGCATTAGCTCTTACCTGTGCCGTCTATACGGCATGCAGCAAGGCAGAAGAAGACGTCGTCCCCCAAATGGACGCAAAACCAGCCGCTAAGGTCGAAAAGGAAGCGGCTCCCGCTCCGGCAGCCGACGAACCCGAACTGGTTCCTATCCAGTCCCTCTCTGGCGACAAGAAAGAGGACGCTCCGGCAGCCGGAGAAGCAAAATCCGCCGCGGCACCGGTTTCGAGCGACATCAAACCCCTCGAAGACGGCTCCTACGTAATCCAAGTCAGCATCCAGCCCTCCAAAAAGGCTGCCGATGGTATTGTCAAGAAACTCGCCGAGCAGAACATCGAAGCCTACGTGGCCGAAGTTGAAAACCCGGGCGAACTCGAAGGCACGTACTACCGCGTTCGCGTGGGCTACTTCTCCTCTGTCAAAATGGCCCAAGACTACGGTACCCAAGTTCTCTCTCCGCTGAACTTCCCCTGGTGGGTTGACAACAGCAACAACGACTCGGTCGGCAACCCGGGTGGTGACGAAGGCGAAAGCTACAACAACTCCAGCACCACCTATTACGCCCCTGCCGAAGAAACTCCGGCAGAACCGGCTCCCGCCGCTGAACCGGCACCCGCAGTTCAAGCCGCACCGGAACCGGCCCCGCAACCGGAACCCGCTCCGCAGGCAGCTCCTGCTGCAGAACCGGCTCCTGCCCCCGCAGCACCGGCCGCTCCCGCCGCCAATGTCGTGGACGACTGGGAATAA
- the rpsU gene encoding 30S ribosomal protein S21, producing the protein MIGVIVKSNEPFERALKRFTKSCEKNGIISDVKKRQRFEKPSEEKKRIETAARRKRLKEIADQNRKRLY; encoded by the coding sequence GTGATCGGCGTTATTGTTAAGTCCAACGAACCTTTCGAACGCGCACTCAAGCGTTTCACCAAGTCTTGCGAAAAGAATGGCATCATTTCCGATGTCAAGAAGCGTCAGCGCTTCGAAAAGCCTTCCGAAGAAAAGAAGCGCATTGAAACGGCTGCCCGTCGCAAGCGTCTCAAAGAGATTGCTGACCAGAACCGCAAGCGTCTCTACTAA
- a CDS encoding GatB/YqeY domain-containing protein — MSSALLTKILDDIKTAMKAHDAETLSTLRTLHSDIKNEAMKSGATPAQITDSITDEMCVDVLAKSVKQKQESIEILKKGGFMDKVPAEEAVIAIYRKYMPAEMSEDEVKALIAEIKAATGASSPKDMGKIMKELSPKVKGRFDAKRASALVQEALK, encoded by the coding sequence ATGAGCAGTGCATTGCTTACCAAGATTCTCGATGATATCAAGACCGCCATGAAGGCGCACGATGCCGAAACCCTGAGCACCCTCCGTACTCTCCACTCCGACATCAAGAACGAGGCCATGAAGTCCGGCGCGACTCCGGCCCAAATCACCGACTCCATCACCGACGAAATGTGCGTCGACGTGCTCGCTAAGAGCGTGAAGCAAAAGCAGGAATCCATCGAGATTTTGAAGAAGGGCGGATTCATGGACAAGGTCCCTGCCGAAGAGGCCGTGATCGCCATCTACCGCAAGTACATGCCCGCCGAAATGAGCGAAGACGAAGTCAAGGCCCTCATCGCCGAAATCAAGGCTGCCACCGGAGCCTCTAGCCCCAAGGACATGGGCAAGATCATGAAGGAACTCTCCCCGAAGGTCAAGGGTCGCTTCGATGCGAAGCGCGCCAGCGCCCTGGTTCAGGAAGCTCTTAAATGA
- a CDS encoding phospholipase D family protein, with amino-acid sequence MPTFTKYIQNEEHYSEVISRIAKVRETLWIGTADIKDVYVKQDGESMPLLGQLAALLKRGVGVRLIHAKEPGPNFREDFDRFKILATDLERVMCPRVHFKMMIFDLETAYIGSANLTGAGIGMKSSLRRNFEAGILTNDPELVQPAIEQFDTLWMGSHCKNCGRQEFCGDRIK; translated from the coding sequence GTGCCCACATTCACTAAGTATATCCAGAACGAGGAACATTACTCCGAGGTCATCTCGCGGATTGCGAAGGTCCGCGAGACGTTGTGGATCGGTACTGCCGACATCAAGGATGTCTACGTGAAGCAGGATGGCGAATCGATGCCCCTGCTCGGGCAACTGGCCGCACTCCTGAAGCGTGGCGTTGGCGTGCGGCTCATTCACGCGAAGGAGCCGGGCCCGAACTTCCGCGAGGACTTCGACCGCTTCAAGATTCTAGCGACCGACCTTGAACGCGTCATGTGCCCGCGGGTGCATTTCAAGATGATGATTTTTGACTTGGAAACAGCCTACATCGGCTCCGCGAACTTGACGGGTGCGGGCATCGGCATGAAGAGCAGCTTGCGCCGCAACTTCGAGGCGGGTATCCTCACCAACGATCCCGAACTCGTGCAGCCCGCCATTGAACAGTTCGACACACTCTGGATGGGCTCGCACTGCAAAAATTGCGGCCGCCAGGAATTCTGTGGCGACCGGATTAAGTAA
- a CDS encoding sigma-54-dependent Fis family transcriptional regulator codes for MPTSQSKIQELELLYKISSILNQTLDFESVAHPILEVVESTMGVEHATLTLYNRHTGEISIEIAEGLSNRQARKGRYKVGEGITGRVVETGRPIIIPSVAKDPDFLDRTGRGKTEDKAFLCVPVIMEHQVIGAFSADVQNPVEEELPEKLRLLEIIAQMLAAAVKLRREAREENELLKAENERLTLELKDRFQPDNIIGRSSEMQRVYAQIDQVSKSPLPALIVGEVGTGKGLVAEAIHYRSDRNMGPFVRVHCASMPESVLDRELFGSVRGALVGVFAETPGRVEQAEGGTLFLDEVGELSPNLQVKLLRLLQNGEVERIGARIPKKVNVRVIAATTKNLQQMVEEGTFREDLYYQLHIFPIYVPPLRNRKTDIVLLADHFVEHYCRIVGKNVRRLARTTINMLMSYPWPGNVRELENGIERAVLVADEDVIYPHHFPTTLQTAETSGTPVNGNLKLMVEAYEKDIICDALKSSKGKVAAAARSLSTTPRILTYKINQLGIDLAGFGK; via the coding sequence ATGCCTACGTCGCAATCTAAAATCCAGGAACTGGAACTGCTCTACAAGATCAGCTCCATTCTAAACCAGACGCTCGATTTCGAGAGCGTTGCGCATCCGATTTTGGAAGTGGTAGAATCTACGATGGGCGTGGAGCATGCGACACTTACCCTGTACAACCGCCATACGGGCGAAATCTCCATTGAAATTGCAGAAGGACTTTCGAACCGTCAGGCGCGCAAGGGTCGCTACAAGGTGGGCGAGGGCATTACCGGCCGCGTTGTGGAAACGGGCAGGCCAATTATCATTCCCTCCGTGGCGAAGGACCCGGATTTTCTGGACCGCACGGGACGCGGCAAGACCGAGGACAAGGCGTTCCTCTGCGTGCCTGTGATTATGGAACATCAGGTGATTGGCGCCTTCAGTGCCGACGTGCAGAACCCGGTCGAAGAAGAACTCCCTGAAAAACTTCGTTTGTTAGAAATTATTGCGCAGATGCTTGCTGCTGCCGTAAAGCTCCGTCGCGAGGCCCGCGAAGAAAACGAACTTTTGAAGGCCGAAAACGAACGCTTGACCTTGGAACTCAAGGACCGTTTCCAGCCCGACAACATCATCGGGCGTTCAAGCGAGATGCAGCGCGTGTACGCGCAGATTGACCAGGTTTCGAAAAGCCCCCTGCCCGCATTGATTGTAGGCGAGGTGGGTACGGGCAAGGGGCTCGTGGCCGAAGCCATCCATTACCGTTCCGACCGCAACATGGGTCCGTTCGTTCGCGTCCATTGCGCCTCCATGCCGGAATCGGTATTGGACCGCGAACTGTTCGGCAGCGTGCGCGGAGCCCTCGTGGGCGTATTTGCCGAGACTCCCGGCCGCGTAGAACAGGCCGAAGGCGGCACGCTGTTCCTTGACGAAGTGGGCGAACTTTCTCCGAACTTGCAGGTGAAACTCTTGCGCCTGTTGCAGAACGGCGAAGTGGAACGCATTGGTGCCCGCATTCCCAAGAAGGTGAACGTGCGCGTGATTGCGGCCACCACCAAGAACCTGCAGCAGATGGTCGAAGAAGGAACCTTCCGCGAAGATCTCTATTACCAGCTGCACATCTTCCCGATTTACGTGCCTCCGCTCAGGAACCGCAAGACAGACATCGTGCTTTTGGCGGACCACTTTGTGGAGCATTACTGCCGCATCGTGGGCAAGAACGTGCGCCGCCTCGCCCGCACCACCATCAACATGCTCATGAGTTACCCGTGGCCCGGAAACGTGCGCGAACTCGAAAACGGCATTGAACGCGCCGTCCTTGTGGCCGACGAAGACGTCATCTACCCGCACCATTTCCCGACTACGCTCCAGACCGCCGAAACCAGCGGCACTCCCGTGAACGGAAACCTGAAACTCATGGTGGAGGCTTACGAGAAGGACATTATCTGCGACGCCCTCAAGAGCTCTAAGGGAAAAGTCGCCGCTGCCGCCCGTAGCCTCTCTACGACTCCGCGTATTTTAACGTACAAGATCAACCAGCTTGGCATAGACCTCGCTGGTTTTGGAAAATAA